The DNA region CCGTGTTTGCTCATCAAAACTGACGAAAACGCCGTGTCGTCGCGGGCATCAACTCGCTGATGACATTGTCCTCGTCCGTCGAACACCGCGGTTGAGTGGCGTGGCCAGCCTTGAGCAAACCACGAAACTCAACGAAGGTGATGGCGATCATTCTAACTCCGTCGTTCCGGAAGACGGCCACGTCCACTCCAACCGCTCGTTAGCGGCCCACGCGAAGGGTTCTCGACCCATCGGGTCAGAAACTGTAGTGCGCTTGCGTGTGCTCTCGACGTTCATAGAATGCTGGGAGCATCCGAGAGCCGAGGCCGAAACGCCACTGGAGCGGCAAGCCCGTTTGTTAGCGTGGCCCGGGGATGCTTCGGCATCGTCAATGGTGACACGCGCGAGCGTGATCCCGTTTAGGAGATTGGAACAATGCCGCATCCCTGCTCCCGGATGCCTTCGGAAGTATGAAGGAGCATCCCAATGCAACACAAGCGTGAAAAGCCCAAGAAGAAAACCCCCGTGTCCTTGCTGAAGAGGATCAACCCGAACGTCGCCGGGATCGACTGCGGCTCCGCTGAACATTACGTCGCCGTACCACCGGACCGCGACCCCACACCCGTCCAGTCGTTCAAAACCTTTACTGCCGATCTCTATCGACTCGCCGACTGGCTTTCATCGTGCGGTGTCACCAGCGTTGCGATGGAGTCCACGGGAGTCTACTGGATTCCGATTTACGAGATCCTCGAAGCCCGCGGTTTCGAAGTTGTTTTGGTCAACGCCCGCCACGTCAAAAACGTTCCTGGGCGCAAGAGCGATGTCTCGGACTGCGAATGGCTCAGGGAACTGCATAGTGTGGGACTGCTTCGCGGCAGTTTCCGCCCGGTGGCGGCCATCGCTACTCTCCGCTGCTACCTCCGCCACCGAGAGACTCTCGTCCAAAGCGCAGCAACCCATATTCAGCGTATGCAAAAAGCCCTAGTCCAAATGAACGTCCAGCTTCACCTCGTCGTCAGCGACATCACTGGCGTCACAGGCTTGCGAATCCTTCGCGACATCGTTGCGGGACGAACCAACCCCAGATTGCTTGCCAAGCATCGTGACCATCGCTGCCGCGCTTCTGAAGCGGAGATCGCCGCTGCCCTTACAGGCAATTACCTTCTCGAGCACCTCTTCGCTCTTCGCCAGAACCTCGAACTCTTCGACACGATTCAGCTTCAGATCAAGGCCTGTGACTCAGCCATCGAGGCCCAACTGAATCTCATGGCCGCTCGTTCCACCCAGAAGGCTCCTTTGCCCCCTCCTCGAAACATGCGCAAGCCTCGGGACAACGAACCCCGTTTCGAGATCCGTCCCCTCCTCCATCAAATCGCCGGCGGCGTCGACCTCTCCCAGATCGATGCCATCAGACCCTACACCGCCTTGCGCCTTATCTCCGAGATCGGAACCGACATGAACCGTTGGCCAACGGAAAAACACTTCACCTCCTGGCTCACCCTCGCACCTCAAAACAAACTCTCAGGAGGACGCCTTCTCAACTCCCGAACCCAGCCTTCCGCAAACCGCGCCGCTTCCATCCTTCGCATGGCCGCCATGAGTCTCGGCAGAACTCAGACCGCTCTCGGGGCTTACTACCGTCGCCTCGCTTATCGCGTTGGTAAAGCCAAGGCCGTCACCGCGACCGCACGAAAGCTCGCCATCATCGTCTATCGAAGCCTCAAGCACGGCCTCGTCTACACAGACCCAGGTGCCGCAGCCTACAATGCCCACGACCGCCAAAGAATCCTTCGTCGTCTCACTCAACGCGCTGCCGACCTAGGATTCGCACTCTTGGACATGCAGTCCGGAGAGCTCCTTCAGGCGTCAGTTTCTTAGGAGCTCAAGAGGTGGGGCTTCCAAAATGAAGGATTCGGCCCGGATCGGGACCGTCGTCAGAGTGCTCCGTCCGGACGGAGTAGTTTTGTTGAGCGTCAGGTGTACGAAGCCGTTCCCGGCCGAGCCGCCAGCGTTGCACAAGTTTGGCCGGACGGTCGTAAGCTCGTGGGTCATTTCGATGGGGGTGAGTTCGTCGACGAGGAGCCTTCCCGAGAGACGTCGCGGTAAATTCTCGAGAGCTCGAGGAGCTGGCCGTGTCACCGGCTTCCTATTCCAGTAGCTGCAGGAGCTCGTCGCGGGTGATGGGCGAGCTCGTCCCGCCCGTCGCCATGGCCGCCAGGGCCTGCTTGTCCTGCTGCAGCGTCAGGATCTTCTCCTCGACGGTGTTCTCGGCGACGAGCCGGTGAACGAAGACGGGCTTGTCCTGGCCGATGCGATGGGCGCGATCGAAGGCCTGCTCTTCGACCGCCGGGTTCCACCATGGATCGAACAGGAACACGTGGTCGGCGGCCGTCAGATTCAGCCCCGTGCCGCCGGCCTTGAGGGAGACGAGGAATACGGAAGCGTCCTCGTCGTTTTCAAATCGCTCCACGACCGCCGCACGCCCGCGCGTGGAGCCGTCGAGCCTGACGAAGCCGATCCCCCTCGCCCTCAGCGGTGTCTCCAGAAGATCCAGCATGCGCGTCCATTGGGAGAAGACCAGGGATTTGTGCCCCTCGTCCGTCGCGGTCCCGAGCGCGTCCATCAGTAGCTCGGTCTTCGACGAGCTCTCGGCCGTCTGTCCAGGAACCAAGGCGGGGTGACAGGCCGCTTGCCGCAGACGCAGGAGGGCTACGAGCGCGGTCAGCACGCCTCCCGGCTCCCCGAGCCGGGCGACGACGTCTCTGCGGACGGCGAGGCGTATGGCGTCGTAGATCGCCCGCTCGCGGTCGGACAGCTGAGCGCGGAGCGTGACCTCCGTGCGCGGCGGGAGCTCGGGCGCGACCTCCGCCTTGAGACGCCGCAGCACGAAGGGGCGGATCCGCTCTCTGAGTCGTCGGAGCGGCTCCGCTTCGCCGCGCTCCAACGGGCGGAGGTACCGCCGCTCGAAATCCTCCCGTGAGCCTAGGAAACCCGGATTCAAGAAATGAGATTGACTCCACAGGTCCAAGGGGCGGTTCTCGATGGGTGTTCCCGTGAGGCCGACCCGGAAGCGAGCACGAAGCGAGAAGGCCGCACGGGCGAGGTCCGTTTCAGGATTTCTGATCGCCTGGGACTCGTCGAGGACCACGACATCCCA from Vicinamibacteria bacterium includes:
- a CDS encoding IS110 family transposase, which gives rise to MQHKREKPKKKTPVSLLKRINPNVAGIDCGSAEHYVAVPPDRDPTPVQSFKTFTADLYRLADWLSSCGVTSVAMESTGVYWIPIYEILEARGFEVVLVNARHVKNVPGRKSDVSDCEWLRELHSVGLLRGSFRPVAAIATLRCYLRHRETLVQSAATHIQRMQKALVQMNVQLHLVVSDITGVTGLRILRDIVAGRTNPRLLAKHRDHRCRASEAEIAAALTGNYLLEHLFALRQNLELFDTIQLQIKACDSAIEAQLNLMAARSTQKAPLPPPRNMRKPRDNEPRFEIRPLLHQIAGGVDLSQIDAIRPYTALRLISEIGTDMNRWPTEKHFTSWLTLAPQNKLSGGRLLNSRTQPSANRAASILRMAAMSLGRTQTALGAYYRRLAYRVGKAKAVTATARKLAIIVYRSLKHGLVYTDPGAAAYNAHDRQRILRRLTQRAADLGFALLDMQSGELLQASVS